DNA sequence from the bacterium genome:
CATGCCGAGGAAGAGTCGTTCGTCGAAGATCTACCGGCGCGGGCCTTCGGACTCCACCCACTTCAGTCGGGCGTTTCGACGTTGGGCGGTTACCCCAACGAGTGTGTTTGCCGACGCGTTTCGTGCTGGCCACCGATTCTCGAATCGCCTGCCCCGCGAACGCGTTGGCTGTGTACTATTCGGAAGCCGGTCCGTTGGGCCGCACATGGAGGATCGAGGATATGATGATGATTCGGGGAATCCGTGGAACCTTGTTGGGAGCCGTTCTGGGCCTGGGGCTCTTGGCGGCGCCGGCTCTCGCCGACAATGATGTCGGATGCGGGCTGGGCACGCAGTTCATGGAGGGCAAAGAGGGGCTTGTCCCTCACCTGATGGCGTCGTGCACGAATGGCATGACACTTCAGTCGGTCTCGCTAACGCTGAACATGTTCGGATGTGATGCGACTGGCACGGTGACGGCCGATGCGGAGCTGCGAAAGTTCGCCGCATCCAATATCGACCAGCTCGCGCGCGACGTCGCACGGGGTGATGGCGAGGCGCTGGCCGCCTTTGCCCACCT
Encoded proteins:
- a CDS encoding DUF3015 domain-containing protein codes for the protein MMMIRGIRGTLLGAVLGLGLLAAPALADNDVGCGLGTQFMEGKEGLVPHLMASCTNGMTLQSVSLTLNMFGCDATGTVTADAELRKFAASNIDQLARDVARGDGEALAAFAHLLQVPSAQQAAFGAFTQGHFVELFPNASVDSNEMIDAFYRLLDEHAAQG